CGCTTCTCTTTCGGGAATCGTTTTTAATACGATATCTTTTAGCAATTTATATTCCTTTTTTTTAGGAATAGGAAAGCAAAAATCAAAATCGATCGTTTCCTTTTTTTGATGCCATTGGGTAACCTGTAATAGAGGATATTCCGTAATGGGAATTTCATTTAATCTTAAAAAATCCAACAAAATCGGGTTTTTTTCTATCATCTGGCTTGCTTTTGAAAGTAATTTCCCGGAAGAAGATACACAGGCACAGTACTTTTCAGGGATAGTTGCTTTTTCGGGAGTACTGACCTTGTATTTTAACTCATGGGATTTTAATTCGTTTCGTATCTTTTTTGCGATTCGAATACTTTTTCTTACAAAATCGGTCTTACCAAAAAGCAATTTGAATTTTTGATAAATACTGTGATTTTTATCTTTAAAACAGGCATATACTTTTGTAATGGAATCTGATATGCTGTAAAATTGCCAATCTATAAGCATGATAGAATCGTTTTCTTTTATTTGTAAGGCTACTTTTGAAAATGCCTGTTTACTTAAAATTTGAGTTTTTTTGGCTTTTGAACCGGGCCATATATTCCAATTGGATAATTTATGGTAAACTACGCCCGGAGCATTACTCGTTTCAAAGGTTACCCGGTAGTCGTACTTTTTTATAAAGAAATACCAGATTGCAGCAGCTACCAGTACACCCGAAATAGCATATATGAGTTGTTTTTTTTTCACGAAGTTGTGCTATTTTTAACTACTGTTTTTCAGGATTTGTTATCAGTTTTTCAACAACATATTTCCCTATATCTCGTCCTTGTTTTACACCTATATCTATTGCGGCTTTATAGTGAATCCCTCCATAGAGCCTGCTTATGGCTGCTTCATTTGCTGCTTGCTCAAAAGAAGAAAACGAACGAACGGGTAATCCGTACGGAATTTCCGTGTCATCATCGAAGTTGAAATTTTCACCGAAAATAGAGGTAAGTACCACCGAAGCGGCTCCTGATATCACAGAATGCCCACTGGTATATTCGGGAAAAGGAGGAGTTTGCAAAATGGGTTGCCAACTGTCATCTATGTATTCATTGATTAACGTTTCCGGTCGTACCAGATTGCTTCGATATTTTTCATCCCAGCAACTGATAAATCCTTCAAAAAGCCCTATTGATGTTTTCGTGAATGCATGTACGGCATTTTCAAAATCATACTTACTTTTTTTACAGGCTATTTTTGTAATACCAATCCAGTGAGCTCCCGGAGTTATTTTTTTTGTGGCAAACATCAAATGCCCTCTGGTTATGGAAATATAAGGGTTACAATCCCAAAACTGAGCAATTTGAATCTCTTCCGAGCTGTCTCCCTTTTTCGTGATTTCCCGACTAATATCGTATACTTCTATGAGTTCTTTATAAAATGCACTGTTTTTTTCCAGGGAAAACGGCGGGTGTTTGGCAGGTTTGAATTGTGCGGCAGAATCTAATACTAAAGTTCTGATTTTATTCCAATGTGGTTCAATTCCGTTCATATAAGCAGGAGGCGTTGGCTGCCACCGTGAAGGATCGTCAATTTTTACCTGGAACTTTGGCATCGTGGGTATTTGCGCATAATTATCTTTACCCATCCATTCTTTTATATGGTCTATTACCTTTGTAGCATAATTTTTAGAGGTATTAAATTCTTTGCCGTTCTTTTGTTTCCATACACTGAAAAGACTGTCTCTGTAGCTACTGATTTTTTCTTCGGAAAAAATGAGCGTTTTGCTTATTTCGATATGAGCAATTAAGGCTGCCAGATCCAGGTTGATGTTCTCATTTTCAGGTTTTGGAATGGGGTGTAACCCTTTCAATTGACCACTCAAAGGTGTAAAGTTTCCCTTTTGTGAGATAATTTCATAAGCTGCAATGTTCGGATATACATATATTCTGCTGGCAACAGGCGGCGAAAATATGTCGTGAACCATTATTTCTGTTACCTTATCTACACTATGGTAAAAATCGATAGTGTCTATGGTAATGGGTGTTTCTTTTTTACAGGAAACAATAAAAACAGCGATGATAAAACTTCCTGATAAAAATGGTTTTTTACTCATTTTCAATTGCATATATCTGAGGTTTTTGGTTATTAAAAGTAATTAATAAATAAGGCGTATTATTGATATTTATAAGATTCAGGTGTCTGGTAGATTTTAAGCTTACATCCAGACCCAGTTCATTTCCTGAAATGATAGTTGTTGGGTTTTTGATAAGTGCTCCGGGAAAAGTATCAAATCTCCCGTGATAAGGAGTAACCCCAAAGAAATTACCGGCAGCCAATACTTCTTCAGCTGTATCGCCATCAAAATCCGATTTCAAAAAAGCTTTGATAGGGGCTATCTGCATCTTATTCCCAAAAGGGATAAAACGGAATTTTCCTGCATTATTTTCCAGGTATCCGGAACTTAATGTATGTACTTTTAGCGTTTTGCCGGCTTTTAAATTTTTCTTTCCAAATATTTCTTCAACGGTTTTCCCTGCAAATGCTCTATATGCGGGATATTTCTTTCGCAAATGGGGCATTTGCCCACTGAGTTCATCGAAAGAGGTAATAGGGTAGTACCCCCCTTGTTTATAATGGGCTATAACGGGCTCGTTTATGCCATTCTTATCAAAGTCATTGTGATAGAGCATCAGAGGCTTTTGAGCGGTAGCCGTTAATTTTGTATTGTGACCCCAATTTCCCAGTAGGTAATCCTGATCGCCATCCTGATCAATATCAAAAGCTATAATTGCCTGCCAAAGTCCGTTTAAAGGTTGGTCAAGGAGTTCTTTTCGGGCAAATTTTCCATTTTCGTTTTTTAAAAATACAGGAGGCATCCATTCTCCCACAGCAATTATATCCTGAATCCCGTCCTGGTCAAAATCCGACCAGATAGCATGGGTTACCATCCCTATCGGGAGCTTTTGAATGCTGTCTTTGGAGAACGCCCCTTTGTGGTTATACAAAACATAGGACATGGGAATTTCTCCGTAATTATTGGTAACTACATGGTTTCCTATAAATACATCCGTATCATTATCTCCGTCTACGTCATTGGCAATGACTACGGAGGCATTTTCATTTAGTTCTTTTATATATTCAATTGCTTGTAGGGAGTCTTTATTCAGTAAAACCCTATCTAGCAGTGCCGGTTGCACTCTTGAGAAATCCGCTCCTCCGGTGGCAATAAAAATATCGTTTTTTTGGTCGTTGTTAAAATCTGAAATGACTGCGGATACGTCTTCCGTAATACTATCTTTTTTAGTATTTGGCAATTGCTGTAATTCAAATCCGTTTGCTGTTTGAATATAGATTTGCGAAGGAGCGTATTTTGAACTTCCGAAAAACAGATCTTCTTTGCCGTCTTCATTCAGATCTCCTACGGCAACAGCGGGTCCCGATTCGGATACTTTAAAGGGAATAAGAGGTTGCCTGTGAAAATCTACATAAGAGTCTTCTTTATGCGTATATGTTATGTTAAAGTTGTGAGATACCCTGGTAAAGAGCACTTTGTTTTGATTCTTGGGCATCTTATAAGAGGGCATCTCTTCTTGATAGGGGATTGTTAAATCTTGATTAACAGGAAGTTCTTTTACTAATTGCGGTGTACCATTTGGCCATATAATCCTTAGCGAATCTATGGTAGTATAATTCCCATAGCCAAAATGAATAATAGGTTGTGAACTGGCTTGAAACCCTCTGGAAGTGAATAGTTCTTTGAATTGCAGCGTACCCTCGTTGTGATATGAGTATACTTTGGTTCCTATTCCCTGAGGGTTCTTTTCCGTGTATGTGAATTTTAATTTTAAGTAGTTTGTTTTTTGGTCTGCCAGGTTTTCTAAGATACCGGCCTGACTATTTAAGTTGTTGATTACGAGGTCTAAATCTCCATCGTTGTCAAAATCGCCAAAAGCAGTTGCTCCTGATACCAGGGCATCTTTTGACATCCAGGCACCTGACTTATCATTGAATTTGAGAGTAGACGTCCCTTCAAAGATATAATTATGTACTTTTCCTGAAGGCATTAGATTCAGCGCCTCTTTGTCTACCAATTTGGTTTGATTTATTTTATTTTTGATCTTTTCACTGGAAACAAACCGAATGAAATCGAGATCATTAGGCCTTTTGGGAATCCCATTGGAAATAAACATATCCTGATGTCCGTCCTGATTGTAATCTTCTATCAAAACACTCCAACTCCAATCGGTTGCAGCTACACCACTCAACAGTGCGGTTTCCATGAATGGCTGCTTTTTTTGATTGATATGAAGCAT
This window of the Flavobacteriaceae bacterium genome carries:
- a CDS encoding phosphatase PAP2 family protein, with the protein product MSKKPFLSGSFIIAVFIVSCKKETPITIDTIDFYHSVDKVTEIMVHDIFSPPVASRIYVYPNIAAYEIISQKGNFTPLSGQLKGLHPIPKPENENINLDLAALIAHIEISKTLIFSEEKISSYRDSLFSVWKQKNGKEFNTSKNYATKVIDHIKEWMGKDNYAQIPTMPKFQVKIDDPSRWQPTPPAYMNGIEPHWNKIRTLVLDSAAQFKPAKHPPFSLEKNSAFYKELIEVYDISREITKKGDSSEEIQIAQFWDCNPYISITRGHLMFATKKITPGAHWIGITKIACKKSKYDFENAVHAFTKTSIGLFEGFISCWDEKYRSNLVRPETLINEYIDDSWQPILQTPPFPEYTSGHSVISGAASVVLTSIFGENFNFDDDTEIPYGLPVRSFSSFEQAANEAAISRLYGGIHYKAAIDIGVKQGRDIGKYVVEKLITNPEKQ